CTTCGAGCGGCGAATCCGGAGCGATGCCGCCGCCGGAGACGCGATTTCTGTTGTTGCGTTCGTCCTCGATCAGTTGCTTGACCATCTGCGGCGTCGGATCGCCGCAGTTGTGACTCTCGAGGTACCGGTCGTACATGTACGACCGAGCCGCGACCAGCCGCAACCGACCCAGGCTCGGCACATACTGATAGCACCAGATCGTGCTGTTATCCACGTCCATCATGAACAGGCCATAGCTGTTGCGGTCAATCTGCCCGGTAAACGCGAAAATGCCTCGCGCGCCGGCCATCGGCGAATCACCAAACGCGGGCCGCGCCCCAAAGGGCAGATCGTTTCGCAACACCATTGCCGTCGCAATGATGGCGAGCAGCATGGCAATCAACCAGAGGACCGTTTGATTCTGCCGTGTCGGTGGAACCGCCACGGACACCACTTCGCGTTCTGCGCTCATTCGTGGTTCCTAGCTCCAGTGGGTCCCCCAAGGTTTGCCTGGATATTAGATTATTACGCAAACAGCCTGCAATCTCAAGCGGCATCGAGACTTGAATCGGTCATGCCGTTCCCGGACCGGTGCCCGATCGGCATTGTCCGCTATGAGAAGCTGGGGGGAAGCGGATATACTCCCGCCATGCCCGATAAGCCCGGTCAGCAGTCCGTCCGGTGGGCGGCCAGAGAGATACCCGCACCGATCAATATCGCCGCTTTGCGATATGAGATCGGTGCGATCCGCCACGGAGTGATTCTGGAATCGGCAGCCGCCGCGCCGCGCTGGGGCCGATACGCAATATATGCCGTTTCCCCCGTGAAAACGGACATGCTGCTCCAGTCGGACTCGGTTGATCCGTTTGAACGGCTCGCGGAACGCGTCCGAGCACTCGGCGCCGTACAAAGTCCAGGAGAATTGCCGTTCGTCGGCGGATGGATCGGCTACCTCGCCTACGAGGCGGGGCACTGCATCGAGCCGTCCGCAGGCAGGCGTGGGGGCGTCGACCGTCTGCCGATTTCATACTGGTCATTGTTCGACACGGTCATCATCCACGATGGCGAGCGTGGAACGTGGCACGTCGCCGGAATCGAGCTTCCACCCCGATTGTTCGACGATGCCCAGGTCGAGCGGGCGCCGCTGGACGATCGGCTCGATGAGCTTGCGGACTGCGTCGCGACGCTCGATAGCGACTATCAGGCGGACTGTTCGACCGACTGGGTCGAAATCGGCGGCCCCGGCTGGAATTACTCGCGCGAAGACTACCTCGCCAAGGTTTCTCGGATCATTGAGTACATCCGCGCGGGCGATATCTTTCAGACAAATCTATCCCGGCGGCTCAGCCTGCCGCTCAAGGCGCACCCTTTTTCGATCTACGAACGCCTGTGCGAGTCGAATCCCGCCACGCACGCGGCCTATCTGCCGATCGATCCTGCCGGCACACACTTCGGACCGGCCGCGGTCATTTCATCGTCGCCCGAGTTGTTTTTGCATCTGCGTGACGGCGTCGTCACCTCTCGGCCGATCAAAGGCACCCGGCCGCGCGGCGCGACGCCCGAGGAGGACGCGGCGGCGTACCGGGCCTTGGCGGAGAGCGAGAAGGACCGTGCCGAACTGAACATGATCGTCGATCTCGTTCGGAACGACATTGGCCGCGTCTGCGATTTCGGCAGTGTGCGCGTCGAATCGGCCGGCGAAATCGAAACGCTTCCAACGGTTTTTCACCGCACCGCCACCGTGATCGGCCGTCTTCGCCGCGATGCGAACGCGGTGAATCTTCTCCGGGCGGCGTTTCCAGGCGGCTCAGTGACGGGCGCGCCAAAGACGCGAGCGATGCAGATTATCGATGAACTGGAACCGGATGTGCGCGGAGCGTATTGCGGCGCGATCGGCTTTCTCGGCATCGACGGTTCGATGCATCTGAATCTGCCGATTCGCACCATGACCCTCGTGGATGGGCGGCTCGATATGCACGTCGGCAGCGGGGTCGTGGCGGACTCGACGCCGGAAGAAGAATATCGTGAGTTACAAGCCAAGGTTGCCGGGATGGCGCGGGCTGTTGGCCTTGCCCCAGAAATCGAGGCGCCGTCTCAACCTTCGACTACCAATCATGTCTGATCTGATCTACCTCAATGGCGAAATAGTTCCCGCGGCGGAGGCTCGCATTTCGGCATTTGATGCCGGCCTGAATCACGCTGCCGGATTGTTCGAGACGATGCGTTCGTACGGCGGACGTGTGATGCGCCTGAACGAACATGTGAAGCGGATGTCAAATTCGGCGGACGCGCTCGAGATGCTGATACGCGTCGATCCGGATGAGATCGCCGATGGAATCAGGCGATTGCTGGCGGCGAACAGTCTTCAGGACGCTCGCATTCGCATGGTCGCGACGCCCGGCGAAGTGCCGCGACCGGGCCGATTGGAGGTCAAGCCCGGCTCACAAACCCTGATCATCTCGGCCTCGCAGGTTCAGCCATATCCGCCGCTGCTTTATGCCCAGGGCATGCGTGTGTGCATTTCGGATTATCGCCAGAATCGACAGGATCCGATCGCGGGGCACAAGACGCTCGCGTACATGCCGAGGCTCATCGCGCTGAAAGAGGCGGCCGACCGCGAATGCCACGAGGCCCTATGGTTCACGACAGACAACCTGCTGGCCGAAGGCTGCGTCTGCAATGTCTTCGTGGTTCATGATGGTGTCATCTCCACGCCGCCGCTCGATACACCCATTCTGCCGGGCGCGACGCGCAATGCGATCATCGAGCTCTCACGGGAGAACGGAATGTCCATGCATGAGCGGCCGATCGATATCGACGTGCTGCTCGCGGCGGACGAGGTCTTTCTCACGGGGAGTGTGCTGGAGGTCATGCCCGTAACTTTCATCGAAAAGCACCGGGTCGGCGAGGGGGTTCCAGGCGCCCGCACGCGCGAGATTCAAGGGCTTTACAAGCGGCTGGTCGCGAAGGAGTGCGAAATTGGCTAAGCATGGAACACGACGCGAGCCCGGCCGGGCGGTCGTGACGACAGTCTCGCGACTTTGCGCTGCGATGGAGTCCATCGCACCACTTCACGCGGCTGCCGATTGGGACAACGTGGGCCTGCTGATCGGAGATGCATCCTGGCCGGTTCGCCGCCTGCTGCTGACGATCGATCTGATGCCGTCGGTGCTCGATGAGGCGGTCGTCGGCCGGTGTGATGCGATCGTGGCCTATCACCCGCCGATCTTTCGCGGCGTGAAATCGCTGCGGCCGGAGCGCGCTTCGCAGGAGGGTGTCGCCGCGGCGGCACTTTCGGAGCGGATCGCGGTCTATTCACCGCATACGGCGCTCGACGCCGCGCCCGGCGGAACGAACGACACGCTCGCGGCGCTGGCCGGCAT
This genomic interval from Phycisphaerae bacterium contains the following:
- the pabB gene encoding aminodeoxychorismate synthase component I, encoding MPDKPGQQSVRWAAREIPAPINIAALRYEIGAIRHGVILESAAAAPRWGRYAIYAVSPVKTDMLLQSDSVDPFERLAERVRALGAVQSPGELPFVGGWIGYLAYEAGHCIEPSAGRRGGVDRLPISYWSLFDTVIIHDGERGTWHVAGIELPPRLFDDAQVERAPLDDRLDELADCVATLDSDYQADCSTDWVEIGGPGWNYSREDYLAKVSRIIEYIRAGDIFQTNLSRRLSLPLKAHPFSIYERLCESNPATHAAYLPIDPAGTHFGPAAVISSSPELFLHLRDGVVTSRPIKGTRPRGATPEEDAAAYRALAESEKDRAELNMIVDLVRNDIGRVCDFGSVRVESAGEIETLPTVFHRTATVIGRLRRDANAVNLLRAAFPGGSVTGAPKTRAMQIIDELEPDVRGAYCGAIGFLGIDGSMHLNLPIRTMTLVDGRLDMHVGSGVVADSTPEEEYRELQAKVAGMARAVGLAPEIEAPSQPSTTNHV
- a CDS encoding aminotransferase class IV family protein, coding for MSDLIYLNGEIVPAAEARISAFDAGLNHAAGLFETMRSYGGRVMRLNEHVKRMSNSADALEMLIRVDPDEIADGIRRLLAANSLQDARIRMVATPGEVPRPGRLEVKPGSQTLIISASQVQPYPPLLYAQGMRVCISDYRQNRQDPIAGHKTLAYMPRLIALKEAADRECHEALWFTTDNLLAEGCVCNVFVVHDGVISTPPLDTPILPGATRNAIIELSRENGMSMHERPIDIDVLLAADEVFLTGSVLEVMPVTFIEKHRVGEGVPGARTREIQGLYKRLVAKECEIG